Below is a genomic region from Polluticoccus soli.
CTCCAAGCGCTTATGTCGATAGGTGTTTGAAGGAGACATCAACCACTGTCCTTTCTCATTCCTTATCGCCTGTTTAGATTTTGTATCGCGTGCAATGGTGATAAATTCATTACTCATACCCCTAATGTAAACAAAAAAACAAAATACAACCAGCTGGCCGCAGTGTTCTCTCACTGGCCCTAGCTGGCGCGAGTGTTCCACCGGATCACTCGTGCCTTCCCAAATCACCCGGTCTCAGACCGGCATTCAGCGCTACCAGGCTTTAACCGTCTATCAGGCAGCTCAAAGCAATTCAACACCAGCATTTCAAATTCCGGTCACAGACCGGCAGATTAAATAGACACAGGTCGCCCTGCGGAAGACCTGCGCCAGCATGGTGTTACTGCGTAACCAATGTCAGTGCTTTTTGAAACTTGATAGCGTTCTTTTCCTTTACCTTATCGAAGGTAACGTATTCACCTCCCACATCAACACGAGCACCCACCACCTTGTGCTCCAGGAATTTTTGCTTTTGCTCGTCGGTTATTTTATACAAATAATCTCCATACCAAAATGAAGCAGATGGAGCATAATCGTAGTTTGCTACTCCTCCGCGGACACAAATCACAGGTACTGATTCATCATTATCAAGAAGCAAATACACCTCATCTCCTTCATCTACTCTAAACGCCTGATGCAATGTCACACGAAACTCGACATACAGCCTATCGTCTAACATCTTACATCGAAACCTTAACGCATTTTTGAAAGGCATCGCCAAAGCTTCCCAAGTAGTTTCCTTGACTTTTACTTTTAGATATTTGTCAGTTTCGTTACGAGCTATTTCTTGGCCAGCAACACTTCCCGAAATAAATACAAAAGCAATTAGAAGTAGTAATCTCATAGTGTGCTTATTTCCAACAAAATACTAAAGGTATCTATAACAAAAAAACAAACTCACTTGTTCCCCCGCTGGCGCAAGCGTGTAGCGCAGCCATGAGCAACAGCACGCTTGTGCCTGTGTTATTACACTAGCCTACGCTACAGTCACAAGCACGCCGCCCACTAACCTAATCTGCATGCTTGCGCCAGCTACATATCTCTCCGGCATCAGCTCCCGCTTAACAGCCTCTGCCGCCCCTCCCACTACGAAGCTGGCGCGGGAATTATGTTAGTATTCCAAACCGCTACGATGAAAAAACCGGCAGTGCTTTTTCTGCTTGCAGTGCTTTCTGCCAGGGTGGCTTTTTCGCAGGAGTTTAGTTTCAACATCTTGCCGACAGCCATCAACCCGGCCTTTACCGGCTTGTTCGACGGCAGAGTTCGCGCAACAGCGCTGCTCAAACGGCAATGGTCGGCAGCAAGGCCATCGTTCATGGCATATGGCGCATCTGCCGACGGGAGAATTGACCCGAAAAAAAGCGGCTATTTTGCGCTCGGCCTTGCGGCCCTCGACGGCCGGGCTGCTGACAACAGCTTTAGAAATTCTTCAGGCTTCGCATCGGTGGCCTACCACAAACTGATGGGAAGCACGGCTGCAAAAGCCGGTGTCGGAAGAAGTGACCTTGCCGCCGGTGTACAGCTGGGGTACATTCAGCGCAATATCACCATCCCCCAATTCCGCGAAAGCTTTCTGCCGAATGTCCATCAGATAGGTGCAGGTGCACAGTACCTGGTGCTGAATGTTGGTTTGTCATTCTCACATTTGCCCGCAAAGAATTTTGCCTACACCATAGGCCTTTCGGGAAACAACCTGAACCTGTTTGACGATGGCACCGTGAATGTGCAACACCCGTTGCTGAAGATCACACCCAGCTATACGGGCCTGCTGGCCGCCAACTGGAAACTCACCAACAGGTTTGCCATACGCCCCGCCGCTTTGCACCTGATCGGCACCAGCTTTTACGTGGTGGGCAATGAGTTCAGGTACAACACAAGCAAAGCCGATGCCCTTAAAACCGTATTTGCGACCTTCTGGTATCGTTCCACCCATATCATTTCGGCCAACGCGGGTTATGAGTTCAAATACTACAGGATAAGCGCCGGGGTTGATCACTACCTTTCAGCCCATCATCCCGAGGGCAGTGGCGGGTTTCAGCTCGTAGCAAGGTATATCATGCCCAGGCAAAAAAAACCGGCAGAGGCGACCACAGCTCAGTGAGGTCTCTGACTTCGACGCGTGACACTCGCGCAAGTGTTGCACCGGCTTTTCTATCCTATCTTTACACCGTCATGGGCACAAAAAAGCACCTATCAATCCGAAAATCCCGCATCAAGCTACAGCCATATATAAAAGCTGCCAACAAGGAAGAAACATTCCTTGACCGTATACGCTGCAATTTTCCCTACCGTAATTCGCAGTGGGCAAGGCGGACCATAAGAGAAGGCCTCTCCTTTTCACCCAATGTTTCCTTTGCAGTAACCGACGAACTTTGCCGCCTTCCCGGTTCTTATCAAAGCCGCAAGCCCATCAAGCGCTATGCATGGAAATATCTTAATAACATGCCACGCTATTTCAGCCATCCATTGCTAGCACTCATCATTGATACAGGCAACAACCAATACCGCGAAAAAGACTTCTCCGACGAAGAAACTATGAGAAGGATGAAGCTTGTAAGTCCCTATAAACTGCACTACGCGCTCAGCACTGTCTTTTGGACCTGTGCCGATGAGGAAGGAAAGGTAGACGAACTATTGGGTGCCATTTACGCCGAATGGCGCGCCACAGGGCGACTATCGTAAGTTCATAAACGCCCCTACCACTAAACGCCATTGCGAGGAGGCACGACGAAGCAATCTCGCACCAACATTGTGCTAAACTCCCGGCAGATTCTTCGCAATGCTCAGAATGACAGCCTTGTTTGGGCGGGAGACCTGCGCCAGCGTACCAGCACATCAACGAACCTTAGCTCGGCCCATGATGGCGCCTTTGTTGAGCGAAGAAGTCTGAACCGCTGATTATTCGCGGCAAGTTTGATTTAAAAAAGGAGCTCATGAGGGCTGCGCCGTTTGAATGATTAAAATGATTTCGATGATGGCTGAGTATCTGAACCTCAGATTAATCGAGATTAACTGATTAAGCTGTTTTAGGACTGGCATGAGCGACGAAAGCGTTAAGAAAAATGGTGGAACGGAGCGGCCGCATTGAAAGGTGCAGTAGTGAACAAACGAAGAGATCAACATTGCCTGGCACTTACCGCAACAGGCGATAGTAAGCTATTTCAATGCAGCGAAGTGTAGACATTTTTTTAGCTTGAGTCGCTAAGCCTTGAATTTTTCTTTGTTACTTTCTTTTGTTTCAAGACAAAAGAAAGTAAGGATGAAGAGCGATAGTAAGCACAAAACATAATTTGCACAAAACAATAATTTTTCGTATTTTTGCTATAATAAAAAGACCCTAAAAAAATGCTCACCCTATCGCCCACCAAAACAAAAATTTTTCCTTCCGAAAGTTTGATTTTTATATACAAAACTAAACATTCCCCAAAGACCACCATTGATTATCAACCGATTGCAAAACGCGTTTTGGTATAGGTTGTAGCATAAAATAGCCGAGAAATGTATCACCCTGTCACACAATTTCACCAAAACTGCACAACTGCTGCCTTATCTTTAGGGTTCATCTTTACAACACCTTTCATGAAAAGAGCATTACAACTATTGATCCCTATAGTGCTGCAGGCAGGCCTTTGCAATGCACAGGCATTCGACTGGGCAAAACAAATTGGCGGTACAGGCGCCGGCGAGGTAGCTGCTATCACTACCGATGCAAAGGGCAACATACTGGCCGTGGGCAACTTCCAGGGCACGGCAGATATGGATCCCGGCCCCGGCGTGACCAACCTGGTGTCGGCCGGAGACCGTGATGCGTTTATTATAAAACTGGATGCGAATGGTAACCTGCTGTGGGCAAGGCAACTCGGCAGCACCGGCCGCGACCGTGCGCTCAAAGTAAAAACCGACACAGCCGGCAATGTAGTCGTGATCGGTTCATTCATTGGTTCGGTCGATCTGGATCCAGGTCCGGGTTCAAGTATATACATATCGGGCTTGAGTGGTACTATCGAAGACGTGTTTGTACTTAAATTAGATGCAGCTGGCAATACCATCTGGCACGGGATCAGGCAGGTGACCAATAGTGGAAGCCAGGTGCACGACGCCGACCTGAAGCTGGATGCAGCCGGCGACATATACGCGTGTCACTCCTGGGGCGATGCTACTGCAACCGACCGGGTCATTATAGAAAAAGCACCGGGCAACACCGGCTTTACATCGTGGAGCACTATGATAAACGCAGGCAGTTCGAGTGGCGATGCGATGATGAACGCAAACCTGGCGGTGGATACCGGCGGCAACATATTTGTAGCCGGCGAGTTTAGCGGGCAAGCAAAATTCGACCAGGGCGGCTCCACCTATTTACAAGGACAATTTGGCACGGCCTATGTTATGAAGCTGGATAACGGGGGTGGTTTTAAGTGGGTACAACTGTTCGGGTCACCCACTGCCGGCATTTCCAGGGCGTATGATATAACTACTGATGCTGCGGGCGATATCCTGGTAGCAGGCAGGTTTCTCGATGAGATCGATTTCGATCCGGGCCTCGGTGTGCACCTCGAGAACTCAAACTCTATTAGCAAATGCTACATTCTGAAGCTTACAAATGCCGGCAACTTTAGCTGGGTTCGTCACTGGGGCGAGACGGTGGCCATCAACAATGCGTTTGGTATAGCCACAGATGCTGCCGGAGCAGTTTATGCTACAGGCTATTTCAGAGACAGCTGCACGTTTGGCTCGGCACCTAATGCAGTCAGTTTTAAAACAGACATCAACACTAAATACGAAGCCTATGTTACGAAGTTTAACAACAGCGGAAACTTTGAATGGGCGCAGCATATGGGCGGCGGCCTTGGCGACACTGCTATAGGCAATGCGATAACTGTTACCGGCATGGGTGCAGTGTACGCAGCAGGAAGGTTCGTGAGTACGGCCAACTTTAATGTGGGTGGTGCAACGGCATTCAACCTGGCGTCGGCAGGTGCAAGCGATGGCTTTATATATAAAGTAGCAGGCTGCCCTGCGGTGGATAAGAGTGTATTGTCGAATGGTTTTACACTTATGGCCAACGCTACAGGCGCCAGCTATCAATGGATCAATTGCAGCACGAAGGCAGCCATTGCCGGTGCTACGGCTAAAACATTTACTCCCGCAGTAACAGGCAGCTATGCGGTAGTGGTGATGCAAGGTGGCTGTGGCGATACTTCCGCGTGCAGTTCTGTATATGGCTCCGGCATTGCAGGAGTGCAACTCGCAGCGGCAACTATTTATCCTAACCCTACAAGCGGCGCAGTTTCTATAGAGCTGAATAAACAATACAGCAATGTGGAAGTGGTGATCACCTCAGCTATGGGTATGGTGGTATCGAAGACCGCATTCCAAAACACGCAAGCAGTAAGTGCTGACCTCGCCGCTGCCGACGGTGTTTATTTCATAAGCGTGGTGGCTGATGGTACTATTGTAGCGAGAGAGCGTGTGGTGAAGTTGAAGTAGTCGTGTTTATATTATTCGTCCGGGCACTCGTAGGTGCCCGGATTTTTTTTGCCAACACTGGCGCGGGTCTTACTTCACCACACTAAACTGCCTGCTATAAGTTTCTCTGCCGGTATACAGGTGCAGTGTGTATATGCCTGCAGGTATATTGGCCAGCGAGAGTTGCTTGTTATACCGCACCTGTCCCTCTTCCTGCCATTGCAGTAGCTGCCGGCCCGACATATCGTACACGGCTACAGTAAATGGTTGTGCTGCCGTAAAGCTGGCCTGGAGATTTATATAGTCACCGGCCGGCACTGGGTACAATTCAATTCCAGCAACCTGCTTTACCTCGTTTATACCTACAGGAAAGAGATCGTAGTAAAAGCGCTGCGTGATGGAGGTGGTATCGAGCACACCAGCCTGGAAGCGCTGCCTGCTGGTGCACTGGCTGTAGCTGTTATACGTCAGCGAATCGGTGCGCACAATACCAAGGTTGCCGCTTACATCTTTGTAAGACACCGTTATGCTGGTTACGGCGCCAGCTGCATTGTAGCTGTAGTTGTGCCACGAGCTGAGATAATATTTGTTCAGCGTGGCATCCCATGTCAGGGCGCTGTCAAGGTACAACTGTCCCTTTGCGTTGTACAGGTAGCGCGTTATGTACGTGACTTTACCGTTATTGATAAGCGAGTCTGAGAGGATCCTGTTATTTACATCGCGCACCACCCTCTTGCGGTAGGCCTCCACGTTGGCGCTACCGTTCCAGGGTTTATATATCCAGGTACTGTCGTTGCCGGGGCCGTATACAAACCCGGCAACTGTTGGTGGCTTCCACGCCATGCCCGCAGCAGGTTTCCAATAGTCGGTCTGCGATTCCAGTTTGCCGCCCTGGTAGGTGTACACCGACTTCTTCATCGTATCGGTAGTTACCTCGGCCATAAAGGTGGGCTGCATTGCCGAATTATAATCGTAGTAGGTGCTAGTAATAGATCTGATAGCTATCGGGACGGTCGTCCTTACACGCTTCTGCAGCAAACCGTCACCGTTGTAGTAGCACTTATAACCGTAGTAAGCGGTCACCATCCCGGTAGGAGATATCTTGTACACAGTGGTGGTGTCATCGTTGTACACACCGTTGTAAGGGTAGCCGGTAGATTGCAGCGGCAGCGCTACCGCATTTTTGCCAGCTGCAAAACCGAGCACTGCAGAGTCCCTGCCAGCATTTGCCTGTTCAGACCCTGATACCTGGTAGCGCATCAGCGGCACCGACTGCGCCCGCAGGCCACTGGCCGACAATAACAATAAGCCAAAGAGTATAAAGGATCTCATAGGTTTGGTATAGATACAGAACAAGGCAAATGCTGTGCCAAACATGAAGGATCCTGCCATTGGACTACCCAGCACACGATCAGTCTGCCTTATTACAAACCATCCTGCGGTCGGTGTATGAAACGAAACTGTCTTCAATTGTTCTGGAGAAGTTCGAGGTCATGTCTTTCTCAAACTCGTGGATAGCAGATTCGGTCATGTCGCACACAAGCGTGTCGTAGTTTATGGTTTGGACAAGCACTACACCACCGCTCCCCGATAGGCTGTCTTTCGTGTCGACATTGCACGTCCAGCAATATTTCTTCTGGCAGCCGGTAGCGGCGATAGCCAGCAACGCAAATATCCACAGGTGTTTCATAGAAACCGAAGATACGTTTTCCTATCCTTGGCTAAACGCCGAACGAGGCTACTGCTCTTTAAAAATATCCTTATCCCATCCCCGGACATCGTAGTACCTGGGCTCAACAAGCATTAATTAATCTTCCTCCTCATTATCTACATGAATTTCAACCCGCTTTAATGAGGTAGCACTCTCGCCATAATAGAAAGAAACATTGTAGACTTCGACATTGGCATCAATACCAGTGTCTCCCTGCTCTGTTATCTGCACCCCGGGTATACTCGCGATCATATTCCTGTCTGTATTAGCCGTTATGCTCACCTCGTTTATGAACAGCGTGCCGGCAAAGACCGTCTCGCCTGTTGAGTCGGGCTCAGGTTTCATGATTATCGTCTTGAGTGTTGGGGAAGCAGTTGAAGAAAAATATACCTGTAGTCTTCCTGAACCGTAGCTCAAACGACTATTTCCCTCTTCAGTTCTGTCTTCTCTCTCGGGCTTTCCCAGCAACTTTACCAGGTTGGCGTATGTAGACGCGCTGGTAACTTTTGAGCCATTGATCGTCAGACTCTCTTTGGCTATTACGATCTCCTGGGAGAAAGCCGGCATCGACCAGAGGAAAGCAAGAGCGATTAACAGTCTTTTCATAAATAGTGTTTTAAAAATCAGCCTGCTACCTTCTATATAATAAACATATGCCAGCGCAGCCGCTGGCCTTAGTGTTCCAATAAAAAATGACGCCGGGCGCAGCCAGAGACGATGCCAGGCACCGGCTAGGTCAAGACATACCTGTAAAACCATCAGGGCTTTATATTATCTTTACCGGCAAACTATCAAACATTATGAAGCTCCAAGCCCTCATTCTAGCAAGCTGCGCTACGCTGCTCTTTTCGTGCAAACGCGAAAACACGGCCACCGTTGTTCCGGTCGATCCAAACCCGATGCAATACGCCATCAACGGTATCAGTGATAAAACCATCAGGTGGACGGACAGCATTGTCATGCCACTCTCGGTAGTTTACGGCAGCGGCAACCAGGAAAGACTAACACTTTCGGCTATCGAACTTCCAGCAAACATAACGGCCAAATTCGAGCCTGCATCTGGCATTCCTACCTTCTCTACCCTGCTTACGCTACGCAGCACTAACCTGACTGCCGGCAAGCACACCATCAAAATAAAAGCCACCACTGACAAAGACAGCGTTAAGACCTTTGCCCTTGTGCTGACCTCGAAAGGCCTGGAAGCCTGCTATGGCGAGCGCCCCGGCGAGTATACCGACCAAATGTACAGGAACAACATGCCCTATTTCTACACAGACAATACCGTGGTTGCCGGACCTGGTACCAACCAGATAACCATACAGCAGGTGCAGACCAGCCTAGCCGGGCCAATAGACATACAAGTGATCGTGAATTGCAGCAACTATACACTTACCGTGGTTGAAAAAGCTATAGACGGACTTACCGGCTACACAGTAAGAGGCTCTGGTAAATTTACAGACAATACACTCACTGTCGACTTCGCTTTGTGGAATGGCTCAACACAAGCAGAGAGCTATACACTTAATATGGTGAAGAAGTAACTCTTATAAGAAAGTTTAACGGCGCGAGTGTTCCATTGGGCACTCGCGCTTTTTTTTACCAGGCCATCCTCCATTGCCTGTATTTACTAAGCCAACCCAACCATTTCAAATTATCCTTTTGTCTTATCTGATATTAACTCACCATTAATATCGCTCTATGAAAAAACTGTTACTCCTTTTTGCCCTTGGCGTATACGCAGTCGCCGCTACTGCGCAAAATCTTTTACCTAATCCGGGATTCGATCAAAAGACGGCCTGCCCCACCGGCACAGGCCAGATGTCCAAAGTCGTCAACTGGAATAGTTACACACTCGCCAGTCCCGACTTCTATAACAGCTGCGATGCTACCCCAATGGGTTTTGGCGTTCCCACCAACATATGGGGAGTGCAATCGCAGCAAACCTCTGCACCCGAAGAGGCATACATCGGTGTGTTTACGCAGTTCCCCGGGCAAAACCCAAATTATAAAGAGTACATCCATGCCCGCATACCGGCGCTGCAGGTGGGGCAGCTGTATGAAATGTCTATAAACGTGTCGCTGGCCGATGATAGCAGGGTTGCTACCGATGGCTTTGGTGTTCACTTTTTTGTCGCTGGCGATAGCTTCCGCAATAATTCGAATCCCATCTACACCCCCAAAGTCTCGTACGACAGTTACGGGGTCATTACCAATCACACGGGATGGACCAAACTCACCAAGACGTTTATCGCCGACTCTGCTTACACACACGTTGTGATAGGCTGCTTTAAAAACGACACATTGCTGAATAAGGTGGTCATCACTCCGGGCTCTGACGATCTGGCTTATTATTTCATAGACGATGTAGAACTGAAGCTGATACCCGCCGGCATTGCAGACGCTGACATGCTGATGGATGGAGTTAAACTATACCCCAACCCCAGCACCGGGCTGCTGAACATAACACTACCGAAGGCGATGAGGGGAGAAGCGCAACTGGCTGTTTACAGCATGGTGGGACAAAAATTGTTTGAAACAACGATCACACCACAAAGCAGTTCGGTACAATTACCCTCCACCATAAACAACGGCACCTACCTGGTGCATATCAACACCGAAGCAGGCGCGAAGACGATACCACTTACGCTGCAGCGGTAATAACCACCTAACAGATAATAGAAAAAAGCAGGTCGCCAGAATGGCGACCTGTTTTACCTTTAACCAAAGTGCGGACTAAATAATATCTTAGTAGGTCAATGAACTTCGAACTGGTATTTGTGCTATGGATCGTGTTTGTGCTGGCAACAGGTGTGAGCGGTATTGTGTGGCTGGTGAAGGGGCTGCGGCATAACAGCAATAAACACTTTTGGCTCGGGCTGTTTTCACTCATCATCACTTTCACGCTGGTGTGGTTTGCAGTGTATGTCGTATCGCACATAGGCAAGATAGGTGGATAACACTACACGCAACAACAAAAAGAAAAACCCCGGAACAGGATGCTGCTCCGGGGTTTCATATTTAATAATGTAGTGGGTTAGTTACCCAGTGTACCACAGTGCGCAGTCCAGCTGCCTTTACTATACGGCGTAGCCAGTGAACCAGTGATATTGCCTTGCAGCATCAGCTTATCGCCATCCTTACTTACGGTATAAGTAGGCAGGCCATACTGAGCATCGAAGGTGATGGTGCTACCGCTGATAGTGCCTTTGTACAGGCCAACCTGGCCTTTGTATTCGCACATCCATACGCGGTTGGCAGCTTCGCCCGGTATGTTGCCTATGGCCAGGTCGGTCTCATCGCCCGATGCGCCCAGCTCTCTTACCCAGATACCCGTGTACGGGCTGCCGCCACCGGTGCTGCCGGTTAGTGTTACAGCAACAGGTTTCCGGTTTATGGTCATAGTAGGAGTAACATTGTCAATATCTACCTGGATGTCGTTAGAATTATTTTTGGTAGCAGTGAAGATCGCACGGTCTACAGTACCTGAATATGAATAGATCTCATCGGGGTATTCACCAATAAATATCGACGCCTTCTTGATATTAAAGGTAAATGGAACGTTGTCAGTCAGAGTAATTTCTTTGTTGGTCATCAGATCTACATTGACTTTTGTACCGGCAATGGTAAAATCTGTAACTGACACGCCAAAGTGCTCGGGCTCGTTCTCTTCCTCCTGCCACAGTCTGACTTTTGCTGTGTTACTGGTTGTTTCGTCTTTGCTACAGCTGGCAGCGAAAATAATGGGCAATGCGGCAATGAATAGAAGTAGTTTCTTCATCTTGGTCGTTTTGTTTTTTTTATAATGGATAATGAATAAACGGCGTTATAAACAAACGACAAGCGCTGTATATGAATTTCAGAATAATGGATTAGTTACTGACAATAAAAGTACTGCGCCGCCAACCAAACCGCAAGCGTAGATGTACACAATTCAAAAATTACCCAGTTCTGGGTAGTAGACAGCACCCCAGAACCGAAAAACCATACCAGTAAAGGAATTTCCCCCTCAAACTCTCAACATTTTATTGTAGCTTTGCAGTATTAGTGAAAAAGACCTGTGTGAGGCGTTCTATTATTTCCTTCCTCCCGCGCCCTTTTAGCAATAGCAAATCATCATCGTTAGGTATTGCCTGTGCATGCCCCTCGGTACAAACAAGCATACCATGAAAGTATTAGTAAGTAATCTGAATATATCCGCCACCGAGCAAGACCTCGAGATCCTGTTTGCTGTCTATGGCGGCCTGCAGTCGGTAAAGATCATCCGCGGCTACGATTCTTACGAGTCGCGCGGACTGGCCGTATTAGAATTTGAACACCGTACCAGCGGCGAAGCAGCCCTGGCAACGCTCAACAAAACGCAGTACATGGATCAGCGCCTTTCCGTAAGCGAGATAAGAGCTCCGTTCACTTTCTCAACGCAAACACTGATAACGAGCTACTAAGGATTGGTTACTTTAGTTGCTGTATGAACTATGAACTGGTATTTGTGCTGTGGTTTGTATTGATGGTGGTAACTGGCGTTATCGGCGCTATACAGATGACTAAAGGCATTCGCCATAACAGCAACAAACATTTCTGGCGCGGGTTGCTATCGCTCGCAGTTTGCTTTGTACTGCTATATGTTGCCTGGCAATTTGTGAGCGGCTTTAAAAAGATAGGCGGGTAATTGAGGCGCTAGGCGTAGCTTTACTCTATGCAGCCAAACATTCTTATCCTCGCAATAGTTGGTGTTGTAGTTGCAGCACTCATCATCTTCCTCGTCTGGAAAAACAAAAAAGACAGGCGCGCCTTCAACCCCGACTCGCAAGACGCCGTAGACAACCTGCATATGGACCAGGAAAAAGATGGAGATAAGGTGTGATTGCGACTATCATGCCATCAGAAATTCAAGCACGCTTTCCGAACCTGCTAACCAACAGCATAACCATGGTCAAAAAAACAAGAAACATGCTGAGATAATTTATTCCAACACGAACTGGAGCCAGCATAAAACTCAAATAGACAGCAAGCTCAACAAACAGCACCGCAGCTATTCGTTTCGTATTCCGCCAATACTTCAACGCAAATAAGCCCGTTAGAAAAAACACAGTCATTTCAATAGCTGCAGAAGCCGCAAAACGCCTTTGATAAACGGTTTCAAACAATGAATACTTATACAAAAAATACGCGAGCAGCAATATTGTTAGCACCAGCTTTGTTATTGACAGACTTCGCACAAACTGACCCATAGGTTACCAAAATAACAAAAAGCTCCGAGTAGTCTCCAATCTACCAACCATTCCAGCCTTGCAACTCCCCTGCCTATCTCCTAT
It encodes:
- a CDS encoding type IX secretion system membrane protein PorP/SprF → MKKPAVLFLLAVLSARVAFSQEFSFNILPTAINPAFTGLFDGRVRATALLKRQWSAARPSFMAYGASADGRIDPKKSGYFALGLAALDGRAADNSFRNSSGFASVAYHKLMGSTAAKAGVGRSDLAAGVQLGYIQRNITIPQFRESFLPNVHQIGAGAQYLVLNVGLSFSHLPAKNFAYTIGLSGNNLNLFDDGTVNVQHPLLKITPSYTGLLAANWKLTNRFAIRPAALHLIGTSFYVVGNEFRYNTSKADALKTVFATFWYRSTHIISANAGYEFKYYRISAGVDHYLSAHHPEGSGGFQLVARYIMPRQKKPAEATTAQ
- a CDS encoding T9SS type A sorting domain-containing protein gives rise to the protein MKRALQLLIPIVLQAGLCNAQAFDWAKQIGGTGAGEVAAITTDAKGNILAVGNFQGTADMDPGPGVTNLVSAGDRDAFIIKLDANGNLLWARQLGSTGRDRALKVKTDTAGNVVVIGSFIGSVDLDPGPGSSIYISGLSGTIEDVFVLKLDAAGNTIWHGIRQVTNSGSQVHDADLKLDAAGDIYACHSWGDATATDRVIIEKAPGNTGFTSWSTMINAGSSSGDAMMNANLAVDTGGNIFVAGEFSGQAKFDQGGSTYLQGQFGTAYVMKLDNGGGFKWVQLFGSPTAGISRAYDITTDAAGDILVAGRFLDEIDFDPGLGVHLENSNSISKCYILKLTNAGNFSWVRHWGETVAINNAFGIATDAAGAVYATGYFRDSCTFGSAPNAVSFKTDINTKYEAYVTKFNNSGNFEWAQHMGGGLGDTAIGNAITVTGMGAVYAAGRFVSTANFNVGGATAFNLASAGASDGFIYKVAGCPAVDKSVLSNGFTLMANATGASYQWINCSTKAAIAGATAKTFTPAVTGSYAVVVMQGGCGDTSACSSVYGSGIAGVQLAAATIYPNPTSGAVSIELNKQYSNVEVVITSAMGMVVSKTAFQNTQAVSADLAAADGVYFISVVADGTIVARERVVKLK
- a CDS encoding T9SS type A sorting domain-containing protein; the protein is MRSFILFGLLLLSASGLRAQSVPLMRYQVSGSEQANAGRDSAVLGFAAGKNAVALPLQSTGYPYNGVYNDDTTTVYKISPTGMVTAYYGYKCYYNGDGLLQKRVRTTVPIAIRSITSTYYDYNSAMQPTFMAEVTTDTMKKSVYTYQGGKLESQTDYWKPAAGMAWKPPTVAGFVYGPGNDSTWIYKPWNGSANVEAYRKRVVRDVNNRILSDSLINNGKVTYITRYLYNAKGQLYLDSALTWDATLNKYYLSSWHNYSYNAAGAVTSITVSYKDVSGNLGIVRTDSLTYNSYSQCTSRQRFQAGVLDTTSITQRFYYDLFPVGINEVKQVAGIELYPVPAGDYINLQASFTAAQPFTVAVYDMSGRQLLQWQEEGQVRYNKQLSLANIPAGIYTLHLYTGRETYSRQFSVVK
- a CDS encoding T9SS type A sorting domain-containing protein, which translates into the protein MKKLLLLFALGVYAVAATAQNLLPNPGFDQKTACPTGTGQMSKVVNWNSYTLASPDFYNSCDATPMGFGVPTNIWGVQSQQTSAPEEAYIGVFTQFPGQNPNYKEYIHARIPALQVGQLYEMSINVSLADDSRVATDGFGVHFFVAGDSFRNNSNPIYTPKVSYDSYGVITNHTGWTKLTKTFIADSAYTHVVIGCFKNDTLLNKVVITPGSDDLAYYFIDDVELKLIPAGIADADMLMDGVKLYPNPSTGLLNITLPKAMRGEAQLAVYSMVGQKLFETTITPQSSSVQLPSTINNGTYLVHINTEAGAKTIPLTLQR
- a CDS encoding RNA recognition motif domain-containing protein is translated as MKVLVSNLNISATEQDLEILFAVYGGLQSVKIIRGYDSYESRGLAVLEFEHRTSGEAALATLNKTQYMDQRLSVSEIRAPFTFSTQTLITSY
- a CDS encoding FeoB-associated Cys-rich membrane protein, with product MQPNILILAIVGVVVAALIIFLVWKNKKDRRAFNPDSQDAVDNLHMDQEKDGDKV